The following coding sequences lie in one Primulina huaijiensis isolate GDHJ02 chromosome 2, ASM1229523v2, whole genome shotgun sequence genomic window:
- the LOC140970665 gene encoding tubulin-folding cofactor A-like: MATLRNLKIKTSTCKRIAKELHCYEKEVEREAAKTADMKANAADPFDIKQQENVLAESRMMIPDCHKRLEAALTDLRGFLVELEESDPKEAPEIQDARTIISEIEHIFQTSEA; this comes from the exons ATGGCTACGCTAAGGAATCTGAAGATAAAGACCTCAACGTGCAAGAGAATAGCGAAGGAACTTCACTGTTACGAGAAAGAGGTGGAAAGAGAGGCAGCGAAAACTGCTGATATGAAGGCGAACGCCGCCGATCCTTTTGACATCAAGCAGCAG GAAAATGTTCTAGCTGAGTCCAGGATGATGATACCAGACTGCCACAAGCGCCTGGAGGCTGCTCTAACTGACCTTAGAGGATTTCTG GTTGAGCTCGAGGAGTCAGACCCAAAGGAAGCCCCAGAGATCCAAGATGCTCGAACTATCATTTCCGAGATCGAACACATATTCCAAACTTCAGAGGCTTAG